TATGATTCTCTTCAGACaccttcaacatcaccacccccgttATCTCAATGGCAATGTACCCATCTAGCTCCGTGCATGCACTCTCTTGGTGTGCCGGCTTCCAGCCCGGATCTGGCGATCGCCCAAAGGGGGTCATGCAGCCCAGAGGCTGAGCTCAGCATGCCCCCGTCGTGATTGGGCTACTTGTCCTGATGACGGGGAAGGTCGCAAGGCTCCCTGGCACGCCCACCGTGGTGCTCAGTTTCGTCCCCTGCGGCATCCATCGTCGCTGTGCGAAGGTTGCAACAAGCGGCGCGGTTGTGTGGTGCTCTCCAGACCACAGCCCACACGTACGCAAGCTTTCAGCAGCAAAAATCATTTCACACATGCGACTCTGCGGCCAACGTCGCCGATACATCTCGACCACACTCACGTCTCCCTCTCTCGCCTTGTGcttgcctgcctgcctgcttgcttgcttgttgcTTGCCGGTCTTTtcgctcctcccccgccttcccGCAGCTCTCTCCGACCCCAGGCTGCCATCCCGATACCCGAAAGAGGTGTTGCTGATGTGCAACCAAACCGCTTCGAGAGCGTCAAGCCAACCTCCTGCTGTGCCCCATGCGGCCCAGCGCCTGACGACCCTCCAACTCTTCTCCTTTGTTTGAGATACCCATTTGCCGCTTTCTCTGTCCGTGTTTATACCGTCCCAGGCGCTGCTTGTCAGCATGGCCTCCCCCCAGAGGTTTGCCCCTCCGCGCATCGATGCCTCGACTTCCTGGTTAATGCTCGAAGACGAACCCCTCGAAGCGCGTTTGCTCAGCGTGGTTGCTCAGGTCTTGGGAATCGGCGCGGCAACACTGCGGATACAGGCCTCCTTCAGAGAGTTAGGAGGTGACGAACAGAGCGCCTCTGCGCTAAGACAGGCTTGCCTGGATGCTGGGATGGATATTGCTGTGGATGACATTCTTCGATGTTCGACCCTCGCCGAGTTACAGACATGCATAACGCCATGCACCACGCCAGCGCGAAACATCGACAATGAACTCGACGATGCCCCATTTTTTGCCCTTCCTGACGTTGACAGCCACAACAATATTATGGCGAAAGATGATGGCGGGGCTCATTCGCGCAAGCCAAGCCAGGCGAGCCAGGCCAGTTCGGTGACAGTAGGGAAGCAGAGAACGGAACTCGAACAAGCGCTTGGGATACAACCAGAGATTGGGAGGATGGCCACGGTAAGGCCAAAAgctgggttgttggagggcaAGCTGGTGGCTCTTCTCACCCTCGCTTCCATGCAGAAAGAGAAGACAGATTCCTCGCCGATCGACCTCATTCCACAGTCACACGCCCTCTTTGCCGGTACCCAGGTTGCCAACTTACGGCAAGCAGCCGAGTCGACTCTGGAGCCCGACGCCGTGCCAGACTTGTGGATTGTGTTGGACGGAATGCCCATGACAGACTCTGGCGACGTGGACGAGAGACGGTTGCGAACATGGGCCCAGAACATCAATGAGGatgtccaccaccaggcTCTCAGCTTGGAGCTTCAAGAAACATTGCAAGCCCCAGAATCGGGCATGGAAAAGACACTGCAGAGGCTGGTCAGCAAAATACTGGATGTCCCACAGAGTCAGATTGGCGTCAATTTCTCCTTCTCGCAATTGGGCGGGGATGAGATGACAGCTATGGAACTCGCTGCTCGATGCAAACATGAGTCCATATATATCCACGCTTCCGAAGCCCTCGGATCAACAACACTGTCCGAGTTGGCAGCCATTGCAGCAACCCGGGGCGGGCTGGCTCACAAATGGGACGAGGAGACATCGGACGTCTTTGATCTATCACCAATGCAGCACTTGTACTTCCAGACCTCGATGGGCGGTGATCTCAAGCGGAGGGTTGGCATTGAAGGGAGCTACCGCTACAACCAGAGCTTTCTCTTGCGGTTCAAGAAACACTTCAGCTTTGTGGATatctccgccgccgtcgaggcAATCGTTGGGCACCATCCCATGCTCCGCGCGCGCTTCGGCCGGGGATTGCATGGGTGGGTGCAAAGGGCGCTGCCCGAGGTGCCGGGCTCATACACGATATCTCAAAACACCATCCGATCCgagaaggaagccgaggaaATTATCGCCAAGACGCAAATATCCATCAACGTCGAGACAGGACCGGTGTTTGCAGTTGACTGCTTCACATTCCAGGATGAGCAGCAGTGGATTTACTTGGCCGCCCACCACCTTGCGGTCGATGTTCCATCCTGGCGCACCATTATCCATGATTTGGACGAGCTCCTCGTGAACGGTAGTCTGCTGTCACAAAGGTCAATGCCATTCCACAAGTGGGTTGACATGCAGAAAGCTGACGCCAGTGGCCCGGACCCAAGGGAGCTGctccccttcccagtccAACCCGGCGATTATGCCTATTGGGGCCTCCAAGATGCCGCCAACACATATGGCGATGCTGTCGAGGTCGGCTTCTCGCTTAGCCACGAACTTACCTCGATACTCCAAACGTCATGCAACCAAGTATTCCAGACAGATTCCGTTGACATTTACCTTGCCGCCCTCATGCTGTCTTTCGCCCAGACCTTCCACGACCGATCTGTGCCAGCCATTTGGAACCAAGAGCACGGGAGAGACCCCCTAAACCCTGATGTCGATATCTCCGAGACAGTGGGGTGGGTCAGTTCCCTTTGCCCCATTGGCCAAAAGGTCGAGAGCGGGGACGACTTCATTACGGTTCTTCGCCACCTGAAAGATACAAGAAGAAATATTCCAGGACGAGGGATACAGTACTTTGGGTCGCGCTTCTACCACTACAACAAGGCCGATATCGTCGCTAACGACTGGCCATTTGAGATCATATTTCGTTACGCCGGTTCTATGCAGCATCTGGAAAGGGATGATGGCGTCCTAGAACAACTTCCGATTCCCGGCCGGTCACTGGGCTCAAGCACCTCCGATATTGGAGCCGACGTGGGCCGCATTGCAATGTTTGAGGTTGACGCTGTGGTCGATCAagggatggcgagggtgaaATTTCTCTACAGCAAACATTCCACAGACCAGACTCGGATATCACAGTGGATACACAACTACGAGCATCTGTTGCTGGAGGCTATTGGACGACTCAGGTACCACCCGCAGGAACTGACCTTGACCGACGTGCCACATCTAGATGTTACATATGAGGGCTTGCAAACCTTTAACAAGGAACGGCTCTTGACACTTAACCTTCCCAGCGTCCGCGATGTCGAGACCATTTACCCAGTCACCGCTGTCCAGCAGAGCATCCTGATCAGCCAGGCCTTGAGACCCGATACGTGCTATGTTCATGCAATTTACGAGTTTGCGTCCCCTAATGGTGACCCCATCGATATTTCGAGGATATGCACAGCCTGGCAACAAGTCACCATGAGACATGCGGCACTGAGGACCGTGTTTACCGAGAGCGTCAGCGAAACAGGCCTGTGGGACAAGGTGATACTGCGCCGAGCGTCTCCTGAAATGTTGTTCATCGACACAGCACCCGCTGAAGATCCAGTGTACGAGCTCAGCAACCTCCCTAACCTCCGACCTTCAGATAGCAAGCCTCTCCACAGGCTGACAGTCTGCAAGGCGCCCACAAGGACTTTGGTGAAGCTGGATATCAGCACTGCTCTTTGTGATGTGAGTTTGGGCACCCATTCAAATGCCGGTCATGGCCTGATACTGACCCGGTCAACAGTCCATCAGCAttcaccttctccttcatgACTTGCGACGAGTGTACGCCACCGAGAGGGCCATCATGGAACCAGAGCAGTTTCAATATCCCGAttacctttttttcctcAAAAATGTCCGGCAAGAAAGCAGTCTCAAATACTGGCGTGAGAAACTGACTGGGGTCACCCCCTGCATGTTTCCGCGGCTCACTGTTCTTCCTGAAGAGCAGAAGTTTGTTAACGCTGGTCTGGAGCTTGACATCACTTCGTACGAGTTGGCCAACTTCACTCGGACTCACAAGATTTCTGCCGCTGCAGTACTTCGTCTCGCTTGGGGACTGCTCCTACGGTGCTTTACAGGCTCCAATCAAGTTTGCTTTGGCTTCCAAACAGCTGGGCGTGACGAGGCAAATGTTGGAATGAGACACGCAGTGGGGTCCTTTGCGAACACAGTTGCCTGCACCTTCGAACTTTTAACATATGGCCCGGTGATTCACGCCCTTCaaaaggttgaggaggagctccagGCGACCCTGCCTCATCAGAATTTCACCATGGCTGAGTTGCAACATGCCATGGGCGCCAAGGGTGGTGAGCGTTTATATAACTCTTGTTTAACTTTCACAGAAGAACCAGCTGGGTTGAACAGCAAGTTTACGACAAGAACGAGCTTCGAGTTGAAACCGATAACACTGCAGCAGACATTCGACACAGATGTCGTCGTAAATACACGATTCACTGGCGGAAAGCTGTTTGTCGATATTGGTCAACGAATCATGTCACCAGAGCAGTCGATCAACGTTGCCAGCACCTTTGGCAAGGCCATCCGGGCTATTTTGGCAACACCCAACAGCTCGATCGGCCTCGTTGACCTCTTCACCGACAGAGACCTCGCCCAAATCCTGGCTTGGGATGCCGAATCTCCCCAGTTAACCGAGACACTCACTGACACGGTTGTGCATGAGTTGATCTCGAGGCAGGCGGAGATGCAGCCCTCATCGCAGGCCATATGTTCCTGGGATGGCTCATACACATATCTGCAACTGGAGGAAGAAGCGACCAAGCTCGCTCATCACTTGGTGGATGCAGGGGTTGGGCCTCATTCCGTGGTTCCTGTGGTGATGGACAAATGCAAGCTTGCTCCTGTCGCTATGCTGGCCGTCCTCAAGTGAGTTTCTTGCATCCTGATCCACTGACTTTCATCTTGCTAACGCTCTTAGGGCCGGTGCTGCATTCGTTCCCGTGGATTCGCTCGAGCTTGGTATCATCCAGCCGATTTTTGAACGGCTCACCAACTCGAGGGTTGCTGTTTCGTCTGAACTTGCGGCCCCTGTTCTCAGCAACCTTTTTGATCAAGTAGTTGTCGTTACCTCTGAGCTCATGGGGGCAATTCCAGATAACTTAGGATCGCTGACCTCGATGGCCGCCCCGACAGACGCTGCCTGTGTCCTTTTCGTTCCTACATCAACCAGCGAGGCCCGGGGGGTCACGTTCAGCCACTCTGCCCTGGCTACCGCTTTGGTTGGCCAAGGCCCTGCTGCTCGAATCACACCACTCAGTCGCGTCATGCAGCTATCGTCCTTCAATGTCGACATTTGTATTACCGAGATTTTCACAACGCTGGTCTATGGCGCTTGTGTTTGCATACCATCGGCTGCTGAGAAGCTACAGGATTTTGGTGCGGCCGTCAACCGCATGCAGGTCAACTGGAGTTACATGACGCCTCTGCTGTCGAGGAAACTGGATCCGACCCTTCTACCTTCTCTCAAAGTTGTTTGTTTCCGGACACGAAGCCTCGACGATGACACGTACAACATTTGGCATGGGAAGGTCAACGTCGTGCTGGCCTATGGGCCACAGGACTGTTGTCCTCTCGGGATTGCCTTCCTCGAAGCCATGGGAACACATCATCTACGCAGCATCGGGCGACCTTTCAGCGGAAACCTCCTCATTGTTAACCCAGAAGACCACAAGAAGCGTGTTCCAGTTGGCGCCGTTGGAGAGCTTGTTGTGGAGGGACCAACACTGGGCTTCTCCTACCCAAACAGGGAATCCACTGTGAGCCCGATGTCGCCCCTCGGAACTACCGGAGGCAAGGCCCGCTACTTCAAGACTGGTCACCGCGCCAGATACACCGAGGGTGGTCTTATGGAGTTTATCTCTAGTCAGAGGGAGGATATTGACCTTGATGGCAAAACGATCAACGTTACGGAGATCGAGCAGTATCTTCGACGTTGCCTGGGTCGCGGCATGGACGTTATCGTGGATATTGTGGCATTCCGAGGACCGAAATCCGACACCATTTTAGCTGCATTTGTGGAGTTTGGTGATCGCATTGAGGTGGATGAAAGCCTTAGCTCGCTGAGCCTTGCCACCCAGGAGCAGTTGGCTACGGTGAAGCAGCTGGTTCAGGCTGGACTGGAGAACCGGCCGCCCCCATGCATGCTGCCCTCGGTCTTCATACCCGTCAAGCATCTCCCGGTCACGCCGTCTCTCAAGGTCAACCGACGACGTCTACAGAAGATGATCACTGGGATGACAAAAGAGGAACTGTTCAGCATTTGCGCCTTCTCTACCGAAGCGAGACTGGCCATGCTGAAGCCACTGCCACCGACAGAAAGTGAGGAGAAAATGAGATTGTTGTGGGCAAGGGTTTTGGGTATGGAAGATTCCAAGATCACGGCTTTGGATACCTTCTTTGGACTTGGAGGCGATGTGATCATGGCTGGGCAACTAGTAGCCGCTTGCCGCCGCGAGGGCATTTCACTTCCGATCGCCAAAGTACTTCAAAATGCCACCTTGGCTGAACTCAGCAGGACTGTTGCGGAGACTGCAAGTCCTCAGAGCCTACCCGTTCCGCAAgcacccacctctccgccaccaccggtTCCCACAGCATCAAATTCGCCtgcgccaccaccaacccccagccAAACCCCTGTTCCCAACCCTTCACCAACTGCCCAATCATCGAACGCTATCAAGGAAGTCTTCATTGAGAAGGTTATTGCGCCCAAGATTGGAGTGGACCCAAGCTCGATTGCCGATGCAGCCGAAGCCTCGTCTGTTCAGATCAGGTACATTGAGACGGGTATGCTGCGTGGACGATCCAACATCAATTACTTGACGTTCAACTTCATCGGCGCGGTGGACTCCAAGAAGTTGGAAACAGCATGCAAAACATTGATCAGCATTCATCCAATTCTACGCACTGTATTTGTCCCATATAATCGTCGAGTGTACCAGGCTGTTCTCAAGAATCCCGACATCGAGTTCCGTCGTCATTACTGCCCGACCTGGAGGCTTGCCAccatgttggagaaggttgtCAAAAAGGACCAGTCCTCTGGCACCAAGTTTGAAACACCAATGACAAAATTCATGTTTTTGGACGGGAGCAAACAGTCGGTTCTAGTTCTGAGGCTCACCAAGGCTCAATATGATGACTTGTCGGTGGCCTTGTTGGTCAAGGACCTCAAGCGACTTTACGATGGATCTCAACCGGCACCCAAAAGGCCAAGTTATTGCGATTTCCTGCGGACTGCCCAGCTCTCCATGGCCCAAGGCCCGGGTGCGGAGGAGTACTGGCGAGCGTTACTAGAGGGTGCTGTGATGACACAGGTTGTTGCCCATTCTCAGCCCTACCAGATGTCTACCCACGTCAAGACAATTCGAAACCCCATGCTGTCTCTGGGACCCCTTTCAAGTCTCGGTATCTCATTCGAGACAGTCCTCAAGGCAGCTTGGGGTATGACGCTTGCCAAGCTCTCGGCAACGTCCGATGTCGTTTTTGGCGAACTGATCGATGGGCGACATGTGCGGCTACCTGGGAATGTATCTGTTGCTGGTGTGATGGGCCCCACCGTCAATACGATCCCCATCCGTATTCAGTTTCCCGATGCCTCATTGACGCCCATGAGTTTGCTTCAATACGTCCAAGCCCAGCATGGTGCCGGCGTACCATTTGAAAACCTCGGGACTCTTTTTCTGATCGAAAAGTGCACACCATGGCCATACTGGACACGTTTCAGTACGGTTGTTCGACATCAGTATGAGGATACCGCCATCCTGCCCAATGAGCCCAAATCATTTCATCTTGGTGCAGCGTCATGCAAATTCACCATCAACGAGTCCAGAGCCCAGGACATTCCAGATCTCTTTGTGAGATCCGTGGTTCGACCCCCTGGCCGAGTTGAAATATCCATTTCGTACTGCTCTGAGCGGATCCCGGAAGCGTTTGCCGACCACGCTCTCCGCATGCTGgcaaccaacatcaccatgcTCACCAATGCCAACCTCACGCAAGAGCTGATCCCACAGGGGTATCAGTACCGCAATATGATGAGGCGAATTCCCCTGACACCGAGCGAGTCAGCTTCTAGCCAGAGCTCGGAAGCCGACAGCTTGAATCTGATCAACTCCCTCAGCCAAGAACAGATCACGCTCATTAGGACGGCGGTTTCCAATACATGGTCGACGATTTTGAATCCTCTTGCGCTCGGAGTGCCGGAGGATCAGGTGCACAATGCCTCATTTTACGATCTCTGGGGCAGTCTGATCCCGGCGTCGCAAATGATGCAGCAGTTGAACCGGGAGCTTCCCAAAGCCAACATCCCAGGCGCCGATGCCAATCTCAAGGTCACGATGGAAGAGATTATTGAGAACGCCACCATGCTCAAGCAGTTTGAAGTCATCGCGTCCAAGGTGAAGCCGCTAGGAAATAAAGATGCAGCAAGGAAGGAGAAGTCAAGGGAGACCACCCGGGTGGGCACCGATAGCCCCAAACTCTCGGGTTTGCAACAGAAGCGAAAGCCAAGCATGAACAACTTGGCCGCCCCAGCGAGCTCGAGCTCCCTTGGATCACGCATCCGCCGTCTGGCGAGCACCGTGGGCCGTACTAACTCGCCGCCCATTGCCAGACCACAGACggcaacctctcccccaccggctacgccaacaaccccagtTGCCATCGGATTGGCATCTGCCATGGTGGCGGACATGTCACCGCTTGCGCCCAAGCTCGTCGGGAGTCTGTCTCCAAGCATGGCAAGCACACCTACCATGCGCAATGGCGCCAGCAGCGCGGCTGGTGTACCAAATTCTGCGCCCCAGCTGCCAAGCCTGCCGCTATTTGAGTCCATCGCCGAAGAATCAGAAGCTGCCAGCGACAACACGCTCAAGCCAGCCGCATGGAGGAAAGCAAGTCCACTGCTCCCAGGCAGTTCAGCCGACAGCATGACGACGGGAAGTtcagccagcagccaccacagCGGTGAAGGGCTGGGGCTGATGGCTAGGATTGACGAGCACGACACGGAGGAGGACACCATTGTTGCCACAAATAACCAAATCCGCACTGGAGCCAATACACCTATGATCACAGAGGAGATTATTGCTGGTGAAGCCGAGGATGTGGCCAGCCCGCTTGCAGCGCCGCCTACTACGACGCCCAAGACGGGGAGCACCAGGTATTTCTCTACGACATCAAGCGGGCAGGCTGAATCAACAGCGGGCGTGAgggaagcaaaagaaaggAGTAAATTGTGGGGGAAGACGGGGATGTCACCTGTTGTTGGGTAGAGAAAAGTCATGctgtgtttcttttgttggtgCGGGTGAAAGGGATTTGGGATGGCCGGTGCATTGGATGGAATTGGGATACCCTGGGTGACTTGATCATGGACTGTTCTTCtatgtgttgttgttgttgttgtttgagTCACTGCCTCTATTGTCAATGTTTGTGTTGGTTTATACATTGCATATCTTACACCGATTTGTCTGTTTTATGTAATATTTTTATTCTCATAGTCCCAATCCTCAGCGAACTGGACAATGTTTTGATATTTCGGGCATTTGGACAAAGCCGCCGTGTATGGAACCCCAGTTACGACCGAGGGACACATCATGGCAATGTTTTCCAGGCTGGTGATGTGATatttgttgctgttggtgttttCTAGGGGGCTTTAGCAAGGTCTTATGTAGCACTGCATGACCTTCCGCAATAGGGTTCAAAGAGGAAGGCAGACGGGGGGGATGGACGGAGCGATTCGGTGCGGTCTGTCGGTGTGGGGGTGATGCAGCCAACTGTCCGGATTCTTGCTCTctccttggtgttggggtgtTATTTtagaagagaagagggggtggCGTTTTCTGCTTTGGGGGCTGGTCGGAGTCAGGTAATTGGTATCGGATATGCACTTCAATGATGAAAGACAGGTTTTCCTGGAAGAGGAACCCGAGTTCGGGTTCGGGAGAATGTGTGGGTAAAACTTTTCTCTTTTACATGAAGAATTTCGTTTCGAAGTGGAAATCGGTGGATGAACGCGACGTGGTGGTTTACCTTACCTTGCTGTCGCTGCATAGTGGCGCCATTCCTACTGCAGATAGTTCTCCGGGGGCCACCAATCGGGTTCGGAGCCCTGGGGGATGCTGCAGAGGGATGCGACTGTGACTTCTTCAGCGGTTTGTCAGTGCACCACCAGAGAAAGAAATCCGCAGCTCGCCGGGTGTAAAGGATTTCGGGGTTTGGCGGGAACTGGGCTAACTGAGCTGCGTAGATAGAAGACGAGTAGCGATTGTCAAGCCATTGATGTTTTCCTCTCTCGTTTTTTCATCATTGAAGATTCCCGATTCATAAGCATTCCCAATTGAATGGATCGTCAGCCGGGAACGAACAAAGAAGATCATGGGGTAACACGGCACGACACAACACCCTTTCCATTCCCAGCAGCTTGGGCCGCGCTAACCCCCTTCCAGAACCTGCCCTCGCCCATGCgtctttttcctctctctctctgcagGACAGCAATGAAATAGTTTGCTGTCAAACCCTGGACAccgggtgggtggtgtggtgctgttggttcAACCGTCCAAGAAAACCCCGACGGACGGAACCCTCCCGGGCCAATTTTCCCCAGCTGTGGTACTTCTTGTTCCCCGTCCCCCCCGCGTTCTTGACTTTTGTCCCAATTCCTTTTCGCCCCAACTTTTCCCACGAACAGCACATTTGTTGGGTGCTCCACATTGCGCGCCCGCGTGTTCTTTGTTTCTCAACGTCTAGACCACAGGGCCAAGACAAACGGCTTCACTTGTCACGgactttttgcttttgagCTGAGTGAAAGTGGGGGATTGATTGATCGACAGGAACCGTTTTGGCTCCCGCGACCGTTTTTCCACGATGGCCTCCACCGACGACGCTCCAcctgtcaccaccaccgcaacatCGGCGCCATCACTACCAGCtgcttccccatccccggcgCCGGAGGGGAAATTGTCGGGGAAGAGCTCACCCAAATCTGGGGCGGGTTCGCCGAGGAATTTGGATGATGCGCTTGATCCGCTGAATGGGGAGCACTGGACTCAGCACGTATCTCTCCCCCTTATAAACACCCTACTTGTTTCAAAGCGCGCGCGACTAATGaggtttt
The sequence above is a segment of the Podospora pseudoanserina strain CBS 124.78 chromosome 5, whole genome shotgun sequence genome. Coding sequences within it:
- a CDS encoding NRPS protein (EggNog:ENOG503P0UV; antiSMASH:Cluster_7; SMCOG1002:AMP-dependent synthetase and ligase; COG:Q) is translated as MASPQRFAPPRIDASTSWLMLEDEPLEARLLSVVAQVLGIGAATLRIQASFRELGGDEQSASALRQACLDAGMDIAVDDILRCSTLAELQTCITPCTTPARNIDNELDDAPFFALPDVDSHNNIMAKDDGGAHSRKPSQASQASSVTVGKQRTELEQALGIQPEIGRMATVRPKAGLLEGKLVALLTLASMQKEKTDSSPIDLIPQSHALFAGTQVANLRQAAESTLEPDAVPDLWIVLDGMPMTDSGDVDERRLRTWAQNINEDVHHQALSLELQETLQAPESGMEKTLQRLVSKILDVPQSQIGVNFSFSQLGGDEMTAMELAARCKHESIYIHASEALGSTTLSELAAIAATRGGLAHKWDEETSDVFDLSPMQHLYFQTSMGGDLKRRVGIEGSYRYNQSFLLRFKKHFSFVDISAAVEAIVGHHPMLRARFGRGLHGWVQRALPEVPGSYTISQNTIRSEKEAEEIIAKTQISINVETGPVFAVDCFTFQDEQQWIYLAAHHLAVDVPSWRTIIHDLDELLVNGSLLSQRSMPFHKWVDMQKADASGPDPRELLPFPVQPGDYAYWGLQDAANTYGDAVEVGFSLSHELTSILQTSCNQVFQTDSVDIYLAALMLSFAQTFHDRSVPAIWNQEHGRDPLNPDVDISETVGWVSSLCPIGQKVESGDDFITVLRHLKDTRRNIPGRGIQYFGSRFYHYNKADIVANDWPFEIIFRYAGSMQHLERDDGVLEQLPIPGRSLGSSTSDIGADVGRIAMFEVDAVVDQGMARVKFLYSKHSTDQTRISQWIHNYEHLLLEAIGRLRYHPQELTLTDVPHLDVTYEGLQTFNKERLLTLNLPSVRDVETIYPVTAVQQSILISQALRPDTCYVHAIYEFASPNGDPIDISRICTAWQQVTMRHAALRTVFTESVSETGLWDKVILRRASPEMLFIDTAPAEDPVYELSNLPNLRPSDSKPLHRLTVCKAPTRTLVKLDISTALCDSISIHLLLHDLRRVYATERAIMEPEQFQYPDYLFFLKNVRQESSLKYWREKLTGVTPCMFPRLTVLPEEQKFVNAGLELDITSYELANFTRTHKISAAAVLRLAWGLLLRCFTGSNQVCFGFQTAGRDEANVGMRHAVGSFANTVACTFELLTYGPVIHALQKVEEELQATLPHQNFTMAELQHAMGAKGGERLYNSCLTFTEEPAGLNSKFTTRTSFELKPITLQQTFDTDVVVNTRFTGGKLFVDIGQRIMSPEQSINVASTFGKAIRAILATPNSSIGLVDLFTDRDLAQILAWDAESPQLTETLTDTVVHELISRQAEMQPSSQAICSWDGSYTYLQLEEEATKLAHHLVDAGVGPHSVVPVVMDKCKLAPVAMLAVLKAGAAFVPVDSLELGIIQPIFERLTNSRVAVSSELAAPVLSNLFDQVVVVTSELMGAIPDNLGSLTSMAAPTDAACVLFVPTSTSEARGVTFSHSALATALVGQGPAARITPLSRVMQLSSFNVDICITEIFTTLVYGACVCIPSAAEKLQDFGAAVNRMQVNWSYMTPLLSRKLDPTLLPSLKVVCFRTRSLDDDTYNIWHGKVNVVLAYGPQDCCPLGIAFLEAMGTHHLRSIGRPFSGNLLIVNPEDHKKRVPVGAVGELVVEGPTLGFSYPNRESTVSPMSPLGTTGGKARYFKTGHRARYTEGGLMEFISSQREDIDLDGKTINVTEIEQYLRRCLGRGMDVIVDIVAFRGPKSDTILAAFVEFGDRIEVDESLSSLSLATQEQLATVKQLVQAGLENRPPPCMLPSVFIPVKHLPVTPSLKVNRRRLQKMITGMTKEELFSICAFSTEARLAMLKPLPPTESEEKMRLLWARVLGMEDSKITALDTFFGLGGDVIMAGQLVAACRREGISLPIAKVLQNATLAELSRTVAETASPQSLPVPQAPTSPPPPVPTASNSPAPPPTPSQTPVPNPSPTAQSSNAIKEVFIEKVIAPKIGVDPSSIADAAEASSVQIRYIETGMLRGRSNINYLTFNFIGAVDSKKLETACKTLISIHPILRTVFVPYNRRVYQAVLKNPDIEFRRHYCPTWRLATMLEKVVKKDQSSGTKFETPMTKFMFLDGSKQSVLVLRLTKAQYDDLSVALLVKDLKRLYDGSQPAPKRPSYCDFLRTAQLSMAQGPGAEEYWRALLEGAVMTQVVAHSQPYQMSTHVKTIRNPMLSLGPLSSLGISFETVLKAAWGMTLAKLSATSDVVFGELIDGRHVRLPGNVSVAGVMGPTVNTIPIRIQFPDASLTPMSLLQYVQAQHGAGVPFENLGTLFLIEKCTPWPYWTRFSTVVRHQYEDTAILPNEPKSFHLGAASCKFTINESRAQDIPDLFVRSVVRPPGRVEISISYCSERIPEAFADHALRMLATNITMLTNANLTQELIPQGYQYRNMMRRIPLTPSESASSQSSEADSLNLINSLSQEQITLIRTAVSNTWSTILNPLALGVPEDQVHNASFYDLWGSLIPASQMMQQLNRELPKANIPGADANLKVTMEEIIENATMLKQFEVIASKVKPLGNKDAARKEKSRETTRVGTDSPKLSGLQQKRKPSMNNLAAPASSSSLGSRIRRLASTVGRTNSPPIARPQTATSPPPATPTTPVAIGLASAMVADMSPLAPKLVGSLSPSMASTPTMRNGASSAAGVPNSAPQLPSLPLFESIAEESEAASDNTLKPAAWRKASPLLPGSSADSMTTGSSASSHHSGEGLGLMARIDEHDTEEDTIVATNNQIRTGANTPMITEEIIAGEAEDVASPLAAPPTTTPKTGSTRYFSTTSSGQAESTAGVREAKERSKLWGKTGMSPVVG